DNA sequence from the Ignavibacteriota bacterium genome:
AGTGAATAGGCGATGAGCCGGTCCTTATATACTTCCATGCCGCGGACGACATGCGGTCCGTGTCCGATCACAATGTCTGCGCCCGCGTCCACCATTGCATGCGTGAAGAGCCGCAGCGAGCCGCGCTTCTCGCCGAAGGCCGTCTCCTCGCCATACGGGACGTGTTGATGTTTTGCGCCTTCCGCGCCGCCGTGGAAGGACACGATCACGATGTCGGACGAATCGACCGCGCGGCGCAATAGTGCGCGCGCCGCGTTGAGGTCGCGCAGGTTGTTTGAATCCTCGTCGTAAGAAAACGCGACCAGCGCAATGCGCCGCGTCCCGGCCGTGTGATAGCGGATACTGCCCGGCGGACCCGACCAGCCGATGCCTGTGCTGTCGAGCGCGCGGATCGTGCTCGTCCGACCCGCCTCCCCGAAGTCGAGCGCGTGGTTGTTGGCGATGCTGAGCAGGTCGAAACCCGCGTCCACAAGATGGCGCACATAACGAACCGGCGTGCGGAAGGCGTAGCAGTTCGGCTCATTGTCCGCACATTTTTCCGAGCGCCCCCCGTCTATCAGCGGCCCCTCGAGATTGCCGAAGGTGATATCCGCGGCGCGGAGAATATCGCGCACATCGAGGAACAGCGAATCACCGTCCGAGGGCGGCAGCAGCGCGCCTTCAGGGAATGTGGATCCCATCATGATATCGCCCACGGCGGTCAGGACGAGCACGCTGTCGTCCGCGCGGCGAACGTCGGATGGGCGCGCGTCACGTCGCTCACCGGCTTCACATCCGGAGGCGATGAGGAGGGTACCCACAAACACGAACACTGCGTACCGGGCTATCACCTCTTATGGCTCCTTCTGGTGGAGACGTAGGGCTGGATCGACTCCGCCACCACATGTACAAGTTCCTCTTCGGCACGCTCAATATCGTACCGTACCTGCAGGTTCATCCAAAACAGCGGCGATACGTCGAAGAATGCCGCAAGACGGACGGCCGTATCCGCGGTGATACCGCGTTTCCCGAGGACAATCTCATTGATGCGACGAGGAGGAACCGCGATGTCTTTCGCGAGACGATACTGTGAGATTTCAAACGGGATGAGAAATTCGTGCAGCAGGATTTCGCCCGGGTGCACTGGGGGCAGCTTTTTATTGTAATCAGCCATGGTAATCAACCACCTCTTCGGTTTCCTTGCACTCGAACGATAGTATCATGGCCAATGATAACGTTTGTCGTTACTATTGTCAAACGATCTGTGTGCGGTTGCTTTCGCGGCACGCTTCCCACACCTATCTTCCCGCTCATGGACTCCCCCGCTATCGACGTACAGGATCTCGTCAAGATCTATAATCCCGGCAAGCCCGACGAGGTGCGCGCGCTCGACGGACTGTCGTTCCGCGTGCCGCGCGGCAGCATCTTCGGTCTGCTCGGACCAAACGGCGCGGGCAAGTCGACGCTGTTAAAAATTCTGACCACTCTGCTGCCGCACAGCAGCGGACGCGTGTCGGTGATGGGCCATGACGTGCGCCGCGATCCCCTTGCGGTGCGCCGCAACATCTGCATCGTGCTGCAGCAAAACGCCGTGGAGCAGTTCCTTTCGGTCGAGGACAATTTCAAGACTTTCGGGCGCTTCCACGGCCTCAGCGCGCGGGAGGTGGCCGAGCGCAGCGAACGTCTCTATGACGTGTTCGGACTCGAGGCCGAACGCACGCAGAAAGTGATAGACCTGAGCGGCGGCTTCAAGCGGCGTGTGCAGGTGGCGAAGGTGTTCATGATCGACGCCCCCGTGATCTTTCTCGACGAAGCCACGACAGGCATGGATCCGATCAACAAACGCGCGACGATGGACGCCGTGGCGAGCGAGGCGAAACGCGGGCGCACCGTGGTGCTGACCACACACCTGCTCGAGGAGGCCGAGGAACTCTGCGACACCATTCTCTTCATCAACAAGGGCCGCGCGGTGCTCGAGGGCGATCTGTACACGATCAAGGCGCGCGCACACGCCATCGTGGACGTCAGCGCCACCTTCGAACGCATCGACGATGGGCTCGCCGCCCGCATCCGCGCTCTGCCCTCCCTGCGCACACAGATCATCGGAAGCACGGCGGTGCTCACCGTCAACGCCGACGCGCAGCCGCCCTATCCCCTGCTCGGCAGTCTGCTCGCGCTCGGCACCGCACTCACCTTCGAGGTGCGCGGCGCGACACTCGAGGACGTGTTCCTCGACGTGATGCGGGAGGAGACGCCATGAGCCGCTTCGCCTTCATCGGCGCGGTGATGTACCGCGAATTCAAGGTGCGCACCACCAGTCTCACCTGGATACTGTTCGACATGGCCGTGCCGCTGTTCCATCTGCTGCTGTTCGGCATCGGACTCAACACCGCCTTCACGACGGGGGTCGCGGTGTCGGGCAGCACCGTGTCGTACAGCACATTTTTCCTCGCCGGCGTACTCTCGATGTCGGGCTTCGGACTCGCGATGAACGCATCGTGGGGATTTTTCTCGGACCGCGACAACGGCATCTTCTATGAGTTCCTCACATACCCGATGACGCGCGGTGAATTCCTGCTCGGAAAAAACCTCTTCTACGCGTGTTTTACCACGGTGCAGGCCTCGATCACGCTGGGCATCGGCGCGCTGCTGCTCGCCATCCCGGTGCGCTGGGACATGCTGCCCCTGCTGCTCGCGGCGAACATCGTGTTCACGGCGGGCTGGTTCTTTTTCCTCTCGCTGTTCGCGCTGCGTATCCGGCGCAACGACATGTACAACACCATCATCAACGTGTTGTACTTCGTGCTGATGTTCGCAAGCAGCATGTTTTTTCCGCTCGACAACGCGCCCGGCTGGCTCCGCGCGGTCGCGCTCGCGAATCCCCTTACCTGGAGCACCGACACACTGCGGCACCTCTCCGTGGGTATCGGAGATCCGGACCGGATACTCCTTTATGCGGGCGCCTTTCTCGCCTTCTCCGTCGTCGGCTTCATCGCCGCCGTCCGCTCCCTGCGCAGCGCCGCGTGATGTCGGACAGCGGGAGAGCGGGACAGCGGGACAGCGGGATAGCGGGATAGCGGGACAGCGGGACAGCGGGACAGCGGGGCAACGGGACAGAGACACAGTGTCTCGCTGAGTCCCGCGAAGCGGGAAAGCGCGACGGGACAGCGGGACAATGGGACAGAGACACAGTGTCTCGCTGAGCGGAGTCGAAGCGCGACGGAACATCGGAATTCCAAAACGCGGCGTCAGCGAGTACGAACGGTGTAGGAGCCGTGGGGTGTTGTAGTGACGCGCGGCACGGACTTTTCCGCCTCGAAAGCTGTGTACACTGTTTCGAGTCCGGTCCAGAAACGCAGCAGGTCGGCATCATTCCGAGCATTCTTGCGAAGCACGTCGTACACATCACCCTGCATTCTGCACGGGAAGACGTGGACGGGAATGCCGCGCTGGCCGGCGCGGCGCGCGTCGGAACACAGGATGTATAGCTCCTGTATTTCCTCGGTGCTGATCGAGATGCAGCCGATACTGACACACATGCCGTGTATGTAGATGTCGCCACCGAGACGCCGCGTGCGCGGATTCCGCGCGCGGTCGGCCGCGTTGGGGTAATCGATGCGCATGGAGAGGTGGTAGCTGCTCCACGGATTAAAGAGGTCGATCGTATAACACCCCTCGGGGATCTGGCCGTCGCCCTCCTCGTTTTTCGGGCCCGCTTCGCCCGACGTTCCGCAGATCCGGTACTGTCGCAGCTTCACACACCCGTCCCCGCGCTGCGCCCACACCTCCACCACGCGCTCCTCCTTGAACACGCGCAGATAGAGCCGCAGGGTGGCGCGTGTCACACCCGCGGCGCGCACGGCCGCTGTGAGCGCCGAATCGGTGGCACGGCGAGCCGCCGCGACACGCGGTGTTTCACGGACGGCGCGCTGCGCCGCGTTCTGCGCCGACACAGCCGCCACGAGCAGCACACAGAGCACAAAGATTCGTCGTAGCATTGTCATCCCCTGTAATTACGTGTTTGGTATTCTTGTTTGCAACGGCGGGGCGGACCGGAACACCGTCGCTTTCCGGTCCGCCGTCCGATGCCGCCCTTATTTCAACGCCGTCTCGTCGCGGTACAGCGTGAGAGGATACCGTTCGCGCACATTCCCCGCGCTGATCGACACGATGGCGGGCGTGCCCTCGGTCGAGACTTTGCCCTTCAACGAGAATATCAGCAGCGTGTAGGCCGGATACGTGCGCAGCTCGACATCGTCAAGCAGATCCCTTCCGGCCTCATCCTCCACCGACAGCGTGATCTCGCCCTGTTGTACCGGAACGCTGTACTCGCTGCGGCGTCGGCCGTAGCGCGATATCTCGACCTCGAATTTCTGGGTGATGGGATACTCGCCGTTACGCACGAACGTGGAGGGATCGATACGATACGGCGTGTCCTCGACACGGATCACAAACTCGGACGACCCCCGGCCCTTGACGGAGTAGGGCTTGCCGTCGTACGTGGCGCGGAGCACAAGATTCCCCGCCTTCACGGGTTTGAATTCCACATCCTGTCCGCTGCGCCCGAGCACTTCGCGCCCGTCTTGCAGCAGTTGCCACTTGTACTTGCTCGAGACCGTGAGGCCTGCGACACCGATACGCGCGCGGAAGGTTTCGTGCACGAACACACGCTGCGGCACCGCGGTGCCGGCCGCGTCGGACACCGACACGGTGAACGCCGCGGTCGCAGCGCTCTGCGTGCCTTCACCCCGATTGTCGTGCGCCGACAGAGTGACACGGTGTTTGCCCGGTTCGGCGAAGGAGCCCTTCCACACCAGCCCCGCGCCCTCCGCGATGACCGTGCCGCTGCTCGGGGTGATGGAGACACGCGAGGGATCCGTGCCCGACACGGAGACCGGCACGGCGACCTCGAAACCCGCGGCGGTTTCGGCGTCGGCCACGTCGAGCGAGAGCGGATCGGCGTCCGACACCACCGTGACAGCCATGCTCGACGTCACATGTTCACTGCGGCGCAGCATCGTGTCGGCGCTCATGCCGGTGAGCTGTTCGAAAACCGCGCGCTCGATTTCGAAGTCGCCGATGCGGATTTTGCCGCCGCCGCTCAATCCTGCAAAATCAGTGCCCGTGACACCCTCGAAGGTGTAGCGCCCCGAGGATCCGGGACGGAAGTCGAAGACGAAGGCCTGTTCGCCATTTTCGTTGCGAAGGAATTCACTGCGGATGTCGCGACCGAATCGCAGCGTGTCCACAACACGGCCGTCGCGGCGCACGGTGATGCGCGGACTGACGGTCACCTGCCTGTCGGGACCGAGTCCCATCACCGCAAATCGAATCGCGCGCGTTTCGCCCACACGCATCATCGCGCTGCCGCTGGTCACGGCGACGGGGATGCTGTTGGCGAGCTGCAGAACCACCTTCCGCACCATGTCACGCAGCCGTTCCTGCTCGGCGAGCAGGGCGCTTTCGGCGTCGTCGCGTTCGACGATGATGATAAGCAGTTCGCAGACCACGGCGAGGTACAGGAAGAAATAGACCTGGTACTTGGCGTAATGACGGGCGCTGTTCATGACCGGCCTCCTTAGAGCGCCTTCGACGGCCTGATCGACGACGAGACCAGCGCGCCGTGACGCTCCTCCAGTTCGCGGATCACCGACTGCAGGCGCGCCTTGACATCCTCGTACGCCAGGTCGCCCGCTGGCGGTGGCGGCGCCTCGGGAAGCTCACCGCCTGTGTCGCGCTCGTACCATGTGGTCATGCCGAGCATGCACAACACGCTGATCTCGATGATGATCGCAACGATGATGAGATCGGGCTGATGCGGCACCAGGAATTTAATACCGCGGAGTCCGATAATCAGGATCAGGAACGCGGTGCCGATGAATGCGAGTGCCGTGATGTTGTTCCGGTACAGCGGGATGAAGTCCTCGCGCATGAAGCCCGCGAAGGCGGTGCGGATGCGGCCTCCGCGCGAGAGCCATTTCTGCGGCTCGCGCGTGAACAGGCGCCCCAGATCGGGCGCGATGGATGTGGCGAGCAGGAATTTGCCCGTCGCCTTGTGCAGCGCGCCGCGGAACAGGATGAGCCCGAGCGGAGTGAAGAACAGCACGACGCAGAGCAGCGACAACGCGAGCACCGACGTGATGACACGCATGTCGATGATGAACGTCGAGGTCCCGATGCGGGTCACATATTCTCCGCTCCACAGATTCGCAAAAACACCGCCCTCGGAGGGCAGGAGGCGCTGCAATTCGGCGATGCTGGCCTGCGTGAGATCACGTGCGGGCGTTTCGGCGCGCAGGCGCGATTGTAAGTCGGACAGCGTGATGCCGCCCTGTGTATCGAAATCGGCGGGGGCGGGCATCGCGAACGCCGAAACGGCGCAGACGAGTGACAAGACGATAGCGGCCAACAGGAAGTGTTTCATGGCGCGGTCCTCCTCCGGAGTGACGTGGCGGGGATTCGACACGCGCGGGCGCCGCCCTGCATGCTGCCGCGGGCGGATCTTCGGACCCGCGCGCGCGTGTGAGTGATACGGTCGATGATACGTGTGAACATTGTGTGTCTCGTGTTGAAGTACCTACGTATCAGAGCAGTATCATGGCCACCGGAGATGTGATGAGAAGGATGTCCCGCAGAAATTGTTCAAGAACCGTACCACAACACGACCGCGTTTCCAGGCCGGAGACGAGACATTCAGCACTTCGTCCGTGAAGAGGATTCACGCCGCGGGCATAAATGTCACAATCCCCGGCTTCGACGCCGGAACGGGCCGCGCAGACCTCCCTCCCCTCGCGGCCACCCATGCTGGGCTGTTCCGGTATGCCGTGCACAGCGGACACGGTCAGGCGCCGAGACGCAGCGCGGAAAAGTGGACAAGCTGTTCGTCGACATAGAGCCCGAAGCCCGTGACCGTTTCTGTCTGGAAACGCTGTTCGGTTCCGAGAGCGGCGCCGGGGAAAGTGCTTCGTTCGACGGTGTCCATCGTGTCGAGGAAATCGAGCGTCTTGTACTCCGCCTCCGCCCGCCCGAGTTCCTTCCCGGTCGGTGCGAGAAACACCATCTCGAGTCCGATGCCGCGCAGGAGTTTGGGGAAGTACTCCGCGTAGATGTCCCGGCGGTTAAAGACGTCGACACACACAAGATCATTGTCGATAAAAAACGCGCAGCCGTTGGCGTCGGGTTCGTTTGTGAAACTCGCGAGGAAGTCGCCGTGATCCGCGCGGCGCGCCTCGAAGATGTCCGACAGCGACGAGGTCGGCGAGCGCACTTCGTGCAGATGCTGATACGAGGCGACCCTGTCCCAGATGTCGCCCTGGTCCGACAGGTAGCCGCGTTTGTTCTGCAGATTGTCGTGCACCTGCTGGGACTTGCCAGAGCGCAGCTTCGACGGCGCGACGTAGTCCGACGGCGAGAATCGTTTCGACACCATCTGCCAGCGTCCGCCCTCGACGCAGGTGACGGCGATGGTGGTTTTGGAGCCGGCACCGATGAGCATCGATGTGTTGATGACGCGGTTCTGTTTGGCGCCGATCAGGATGTCGCCGTCCATAAAAAAGACGGGCTGTGCGGCGGTGTTGATGACGAACAGTTGGTTGACACTTCCCGATTCGCTGACCTCGCGCACTTCGAGCAGGCCGGCTTTCATGGCACGGTCACCGCTGATATATTCCAGCGTATCCCGCGCGACAGTGGTGAACTGCAGGGCCGCGAGGCGGTTGTTGACGTGAAAGGCGAGTGGTTTGACGATCATGAGGTCCTCCTGTGTGATGTCGCAAATCTATCGCACCCCGGCGCCCGTTTCGGTATCATTCGATGATACTTTCGCGTGGAACACACAGCATTTATTTGTCCCTCCCGGATTCCGCCATGCACGAACAACTGACCAGGATCAAACGGCAGATCGAATTGATAGGCCTCGCCGTACACACCGACACGGGCATCACGATAGACGGGTTGGCCGAGATGTACGGCTGCGAGCAACTGACCATCAAGCGCGACCTCAGCGCCCTGCGCGCGCAGGGAGTGGACATCCATTCCACGCGCAGGAGCGGCGTACAGCTCACCGGACAGCTCGAGCGGCGCCGCATTCAGGAATTCATCATCCAGTACCTCGCAATAACGATGTCCGACAGCGCCGTCGACAAGGCCACCGCGACGATGGTGCAACGTCTGGACACGCGCGCGCTGGGACTCGTCGTGGCGCTGCAGCGCTGCGTGGAGACCTCGACGATGGTGGTGATCGACTACGAGAAGGAGGCCGGCGACATCGAGACCGGGCGCGCGCTGTGTCCGCTGCTCCTCTTCGAGAGCGACGGCCTCTGGCGTCTGCTCGCGCAGCACGACGGGCACATCAAGCAGTACCACCTGCACAAGATCCTCGCTGCGCGCGTCACGGCCAAGCCCTTCGTGCGCGTGTCGCAGAAGGTGATCGACGACATGTTCCGCCATTCGTTCCGGAGCTGGATCGGCACCGAGGCGCACGAGGTGCGCATCGAACTGTCGCCGCTCTGGGCACGCCGCATCAAGCCGCGGCAGCTCTTTGATTCACAGATCGTGGAGCAGCGCGACGACGGCTCGATCGTGTTCGAGACCATCGTCAATTCGCTCGAGGAAATCGCCTCGTGGGTGGTGAGCCGCGGCGCGGGCGTGCGTGTGCTTGCGCCCGATGCGCTGAGGGAGCGCGTGTGCGAACTGGCGCGCGGCGCTCTGTCGAACTACTGACTTACAGCTCGCTGCTCAGCAGCATGTCGATCTGCAGCGTCAGTTCGTTCATCATCTCCTCGCCGCCGTTGAAGCCGATGCTCTTGAAGGCGATTGCGCCGCGCGTGTCGAGTACGAACTTCGTCGGAATGCCGGTCACGCCGTAGGCATCGACCATTCCGTCGTCGTACAGCACGGGAAATGTGTACTTGTTGTCGGCGATGAATTTTTTGACGAGTTCC
Encoded proteins:
- a CDS encoding CapA family protein; its protein translation is MIARYAVFVFVGTLLIASGCEAGERRDARPSDVRRADDSVLVLTAVGDIMMGSTFPEGALLPPSDGDSLFLDVRDILRAADITFGNLEGPLIDGGRSEKCADNEPNCYAFRTPVRYVRHLVDAGFDLLSIANNHALDFGEAGRTSTIRALDSTGIGWSGPPGSIRYHTAGTRRIALVAFSYDEDSNNLRDLNAARALLRRAVDSSDIVIVSFHGGAEGAKHQHVPYGEETAFGEKRGSLRLFTHAMVDAGADIVIGHGPHVVRGMEVYKDRLIAYSLGNFATWAMFNLNGPNGISCILEARLAPDGAFRRGRLHAVVQQKPGGAQRDSSKAVLPLLRELNRADFPETGVSVDDDGVIRLPHDVSRGTR
- a CDS encoding HigA family addiction module antidote protein, with translation MADYNKKLPPVHPGEILLHEFLIPFEISQYRLAKDIAVPPRRINEIVLGKRGITADTAVRLAAFFDVSPLFWMNLQVRYDIERAEEELVHVVAESIQPYVSTRRSHKR
- a CDS encoding ABC transporter permease, which encodes MSRFAFIGAVMYREFKVRTTSLTWILFDMAVPLFHLLLFGIGLNTAFTTGVAVSGSTVSYSTFFLAGVLSMSGFGLAMNASWGFFSDRDNGIFYEFLTYPMTRGEFLLGKNLFYACFTTVQASITLGIGALLLAIPVRWDMLPLLLAANIVFTAGWFFFLSLFALRIRRNDMYNTIINVLYFVLMFASSMFFPLDNAPGWLRAVALANPLTWSTDTLRHLSVGIGDPDRILLYAGAFLAFSVVGFIAAVRSLRSAA
- a CDS encoding L,D-transpeptidase family protein, which translates into the protein MLRRIFVLCVLLVAAVSAQNAAQRAVRETPRVAAARRATDSALTAAVRAAGVTRATLRLYLRVFKEERVVEVWAQRGDGCVKLRQYRICGTSGEAGPKNEEGDGQIPEGCYTIDLFNPWSSYHLSMRIDYPNAADRARNPRTRRLGGDIYIHGMCVSIGCISISTEEIQELYILCSDARRAGQRGIPVHVFPCRMQGDVYDVLRKNARNDADLLRFWTGLETVYTAFEAEKSVPRVTTTPHGSYTVRTR
- a CDS encoding ABC transporter ATP-binding protein, which translates into the protein MDSPAIDVQDLVKIYNPGKPDEVRALDGLSFRVPRGSIFGLLGPNGAGKSTLLKILTTLLPHSSGRVSVMGHDVRRDPLAVRRNICIVLQQNAVEQFLSVEDNFKTFGRFHGLSAREVAERSERLYDVFGLEAERTQKVIDLSGGFKRRVQVAKVFMIDAPVIFLDEATTGMDPINKRATMDAVASEAKRGRTVVLTTHLLEEAEELCDTILFINKGRAVLEGDLYTIKARAHAIVDVSATFERIDDGLAARIRALPSLRTQIIGSTAVLTVNADAQPPYPLLGSLLALGTALTFEVRGATLEDVFLDVMREETP
- a CDS encoding WYL domain-containing transcriptional regulator; the protein is MHEQLTRIKRQIELIGLAVHTDTGITIDGLAEMYGCEQLTIKRDLSALRAQGVDIHSTRRSGVQLTGQLERRRIQEFIIQYLAITMSDSAVDKATATMVQRLDTRALGLVVALQRCVETSTMVVIDYEKEAGDIETGRALCPLLLFESDGLWRLLAQHDGHIKQYHLHKILAARVTAKPFVRVSQKVIDDMFRHSFRSWIGTEAHEVRIELSPLWARRIKPRQLFDSQIVEQRDDGSIVFETIVNSLEEIASWVVSRGAGVRVLAPDALRERVCELARGALSNY